The following DNA comes from Diprion similis isolate iyDipSimi1 chromosome 14, iyDipSimi1.1, whole genome shotgun sequence.
CCTGAGTGGAAGCCGCCAAGGTATGGCGTTCATGAATAGTTTGGGTCATGCGGAGAAGAATCTTGCTCCTTCGTCGCGAATAGTCGTTGATgcttttaaaaagaaaagcacTGAACTACAAGATATTGTTTATGAAAACATGAAGGCAGTTGTAATGGTGGTTCGCATAATGGGAGCTCTTCCCATCATGAGACCATATATAGGTGAACAATTATTCTCATTTGTAATTGTTTCGTTCTACGACATTTAAAATGATCCATTTTAAATGGTATTCAAATTCTAGGTGTcactaaattcaaatttgcctCAAACACAATGATATACTCTGTACTGGTGTACGTGGCCATGACGGCTTACGTTCTGTACGTGATAtggaatcgaataaaaattgtgcagGCAGTACAGGGTCGTTTTGAAGAAGCTGTTATAGCATATCTTTTCATCGTCTTTCTTGTACCTAATTTTCTTGTGCCAGTCTTCTGGTATGAAACACGAAAGAATGCGGGCTGTTTCAACCATTGGATGGATTTTGAGGCACGTACTATCACTGCTTGGATTGTTTAGTATCTCTTCAATGTTCTTCATTTTGATTGAGTTACATCTATTACAGATCTTCTACACTCGAGTAACGACACGGTATTTGCCGATTAACTTGAGACTCAGGGCAATATGGATATCCATTTTAGTTCCTGTAATATCAACTGCATGTGTCTTCACCACCCAAATGACTAtggataattttgttttgtggCAGGTATACAAGAATGCAGTATAATGTGGTATTTCAATATCTTCAATTAAATTACTTGTATATTCTCAGATGGTTCCCTATATCTATGTAACGACATTCATAAATATGCTGGGTGCTTACTGGTACATGCATTGCACTACCATCTCAACATGTGCAAACATACTCGCTCAAGATTTTAAACATGTGAGTTTATTGCATTCATTTAACATCAATGCTTTTCTGTATGTAGTAAGTGTTTGCAGGTATGGCGGATGTTCATTATTAAAATTGAagtcaaattattttatttttataggcGATTAGAAGCAATGTTGAAGCGATTACGGTTGCCGACTATCGAGCACTGTGGCTTCATCTGAACAGAATAACGAGAGAAATAGGGATAGCGACTTGTTACTGTTTCACAGttctatgtatgtatctttttttctcctccaccTTATCCATATATGGCTTATTCTCCCAGTTAAAAGATGGGATCACGATCAAAGACCTTGGACTTACAATGTCTGCTGTCTCCACTATCGCCCTGTTGCATGTGATTTGCGACCAAGCACACTCTGCTTCACAGCACGTGAGTTTATGTATCActtatcttttttcaattctatattattaatcaatatatatatattgatatagATCCATGTTTTAgtaatttcattctctttaGGTGAGGgttcattttcaaaagaaattattgCTAGTCGAACTCTCCAATCTTAACGAAGACGCTCAGATTGAGGTACGTCTATTTCACGACCTTATgatgaatcaaattttttgggGAATACTGAGAATatagtgaattttcattttgtagatAAATATGTTTCTACGAGCAACAGAGATGAATCCGTCGGATATTAGTCTGGGTGGTTTCTTTGATGTAAAtcgtaatttattcaaatcggTAAGCtaaatgatattgaaattcatgatgttaaattgaatttttacaagtCTTTTGATAGCTCTTAGGTACTATGGTGACCTATCTTGTCGTCTTGCTACAGTTCCAAATTAGCCTACCAGAGACCGCCGGAGTCTATAATGCGACGCTGGATTAGTAAAACAGTGAGAATTTCTAGTGTCAATAGGCATTAGATAAATTAAAAGTAGAAATAAGAGTTGAACATTATATTAATCGAACAGTataagaattgaaattgacAACAGAGTGTATATGTACCTAATtaggaattaataataaaacctAATCCATTCCTTATGAAAGTATGTACATCAATTTAACGATCATTTTCATCGCTTAAACTTATTTAGGGTAAcattcaataaatttatatgtataaattgtaTGTACAACATGAAAAACGTGTGGAAAAACCATACTACCAATACTGTGTAAAGTGATCCAATCTTAGAATAAGTAAAGTTTTTCACtggtatattataaatatattgtatatgtatgtataattggTATATCtgtaagtgtatatatatatatatatatatatatatattatatgtataagtatatcaCAATGTGTAAAGTAGTAATTCAGACATGTGATTGAAAATGCACACCTTCACCTGGTCCTTATAAAAGCTGCTCCGTACCTCAATTCACTTGCCACTGTAAGTAAATAAGCGATACCTCATAAATCAGTAGTTTCAAAATGATGTATATTTTGTCAATTCAATGAAGCCTTACTTTCAGTCCAGTCTGTTGATCAACGGTACTAGCCTCGGCCTGGCGTTTGGCTATTTCCGCGGCTCTCTGCTGCTGCCTCTTGACGGTGTCAACGTTGCCTATGCCTCTTGACTCCTGTTCAGCTATTCGCTTTTCGGCTGCCTCAACCTGTTGACGACGGCGCACCTCCTGTAGATACAAATAACAGTTATCATTACATACTTATAtctttgaataacttttttgcgTGCCATCAAGGGAAGAGAATTGCGGGAAGTCTAGTGAAAAGTGCAAACTGcaggaaataatattttaccggATCTGGTGTCAGATCTTCGTACGACGAAGATTGTTTACAGCAAGATGTGCAAATACCCATGACTAGTTAGTTCGTGGCTTAGGTGGAGCAGTGGAAGATGATTGGGATTTAATCCTGAGCAAAGCCTCTCTGACAATCCTCTCCAGTTGTTAAGACTACGGTTGTTTGAATTAAGGAACTTATTTTAACTATGCTGCCCGATTTTAAGGGATCAAAGATACTGCAAATCCTATACAAACTATTGGTTTgattcgttttcgttttcgtccATATGATTACCTTGGACGAACTGTCAGTTGTCCAATCACACACGCGCATGAATGATGTGGTATTATGGCATGTGGTGTGAATGTAGAAATGTGTAGCCTGATATCAGTGTATGTAGTAGTCACGTGATGATACGATTTGCGTGCGTCTGCGCACTTTTAGtcaaaataattactttaatgaaatgaacgaaattttcttctttaagTTTTGAACGATAgggttttaaaaaatcgtgcaaaaaattcaatgacgTGATTTGCTGGATGCGGGAAATTGGAcgcaaataaaattattaccaaCTTGACCATTCGGtcagccatttttttttgggaacGGTTCTACTGGGTTCTTCCACCAACTCTCACGTCGCACGGTGAACCGCAGTGCAGACAAGATGCTGTCGAGGTTGGCTCTACGGAATGGTAAATGACATTTAGGTTAAATTTACTTATTGGTGCCACAGAAATGGTTTTTATATTCCAACGAACTCGAGCATCGGGTTTGAGTCGTAACCATTTGTCCCTGTGTAAAAATTCTCGCGGTCCTCCGTTTGCTTTTACACATTACTgcggtcatttctctgttattATGTAATGACATATATTTTGCTCAGTTTTCGTAAACCACTCGCCATTTCTGAAACGTATTACGGTACGGACTTCTGATACATGTCGGAAAATAATTCATCTAGAGGACCACTTTGATTTTTGTCCATTTGCACTATAACTAACCTCTTACATATTTCATTATAACTCTACACATATTACTGAATCTCAAGAAAAATAACCAATGATATGATTTGCTTTAACGAAATATAAACATAtctcaataaatatttttcacaattatagCTCAAGCTTTGCCCGCCGTTACTCATGGCGCGCAGGCTCTAACTTCATCTACCCAAGCCACCAATCGTCCGGTCAGAGCGGAGTTTGGTGGAAAGGTTCGCCTAGGATTTCTCCCTGATGAATGGTTCACCTTCTTTTATCCCAAGACCGGTGTTACGGGTGAGTGCTAAACAATGTTTTTGTAATCAAGCGTCGCAGTCTGATGAAACTTTCCAACTGTTTTGAATAATCTGTGCAGCAAGTGAAATGGCAGAgtattgaatatttgaaacttaTTTCAGGACCCTATGCATTTGGCCTTGGTTTGACAACCTACTTGTGCTCTAAAGAGATTTATGTCATGGAACATGAATATTATACCGGTCTATCCATTCTGCTTATGATCATCTATGGCACTAAGATGTTTGGTCCAAAGGTCGCTGCTTATGCAGACAAACTGATCGATGAGCAAACCACAAATTTGAATGACTCTAGGAACAGCGAGATTGAATACTGTGAGGAATCAATCAAATGTGAAAAGGAAGCTCAATGGCAAGCTGAAGGTCAGACTCTTCTAATGGAAGCCAAGAAACAAAACATAGCCATGCAACTTGAAGCAGCTTACAGAGAACGCTTGGTCCAAGTGTATACTGAGGTGATTATTTTGCCAATCTTCTTAATATTGGTATTCACGTTACGGAGGTGTAGTTCACTTTTTGTAACATATTACGCAAGGTAGTGCAATACATTAGATTCTcagattgaaatttgatttactGTATTAGTTTTACGTTTTTCTGCACCTTATTTACTTCTAATTCGATggaatttggttttttttttaaatgtgtttttttttctgcaggtTAAGAAGCGTTTGGACTACCAGGTACAGATTCAAGCAGTTGAGCGTAGAATAAGCCAGAAACATATGAGTGAATGGATAATTTCAAACGTATTGAAGTCCATCACACCGGAACAAGAAAAAGCTACACTCCAGCAATGTATCGTCGATCTTCAAGGTTTGGCTTCAAGAACTTGAAAACGAGAAATACCTGAATATTTAGCAAAAGTAGCAAACCTAATGTACATTGtgcgtaaaaaatttcactgttaGTCTCAAAAACGACATGTAtcgacagaaaaaaatttccttcagCCATCTCGTATAACATGCGTAACTTCGTTTGATAGATGGTGTCATAACTTTGTATGACCAGTTATAATTCAATACAGTTATGGTCAATGTGAATAacattattatgaaaaaaaactcaacaGCTTGTCAATAACCCGTCATTAACTAAAATTCATTGGAGCGAATCAATAGTTCTTGCGGTACGTTAACAATCAGCAGGAGCAGAGTTGGATGGTATTAGTAACAGATTTGTGTTCTCTGATGAGAAATCTGTATTGGCAGAGTTTTCTATTGAGATCTCTTAAATTGGGGACAAACCAGTTGTAGATCTTTAACAAACAAGGCAAAACGAATCGATCATGAGATAGTTTGGAATCGATCAGTAttgagtgaaaagaaaaagaagggaaattcaagagagagaggagtACGTAGGTTGGTGACTTTATCTGCTATCTGCCTTTGGCTGAGCAAAGTTTGCAATTAATATTATGAATTTACTGAATTTACTATATCACAATAAGGGATGAAAATACGATAATTGAGACGCatcaaaatactaaaaaagTACTTGATCCAAATAGTACTTGATCAAGCCCTATCGTGACCTATCGTTTGTCAAACTAGAATTGAAATTCAGGTCATTCTGTAGTCTTCTGTCGGTTTTCCGT
Coding sequences within:
- the LOC124414510 gene encoding gustatory and odorant receptor 24, which translates into the protein MSAFRATRVMPGFGMNGLIDLSGSRQGMAFMNSLGHAEKNLAPSSRIVVDAFKKKSTELQDIVYENMKAVVMVVRIMGALPIMRPYIGVTKFKFASNTMIYSVLVYVAMTAYVLYVIWNRIKIVQAVQGRFEEAVIAYLFIVFLVPNFLVPVFWYETRKNAGCFNHWMDFEIFYTRVTTRYLPINLRLRAIWISILVPVISTACVFTTQMTMDNFVLWQMVPYIYVTTFINMLGAYWYMHCTTISTCANILAQDFKHAIRSNVEAITVADYRALWLHLNRITREIGIATCYCFTVLCMYLFFSSTLSIYGLFSQLKDGITIKDLGLTMSAVSTIALLHVICDQAHSASQHVRVHFQKKLLLVELSNLNEDAQIEINMFLRATEMNPSDISLGGFFDVNRNLFKSLLGTMVTYLVVLLQFQISLPETAGVYNATLD
- the LOC124414512 gene encoding small VCP/p97-interacting protein, whose protein sequence is MGICTSCCKQSSSYEDLTPDPEVRRRQQVEAAEKRIAEQESRGIGNVDTVKRQQQRAAEIAKRQAEASTVDQQTGLKWQVN
- the LOC124414511 gene encoding ATP synthase subunit b, mitochondrial — protein: MLSRLALRNAQALPAVTHGAQALTSSTQATNRPVRAEFGGKVRLGFLPDEWFTFFYPKTGVTGPYAFGLGLTTYLCSKEIYVMEHEYYTGLSILLMIIYGTKMFGPKVAAYADKLIDEQTTNLNDSRNSEIEYCEESIKCEKEAQWQAEGQTLLMEAKKQNIAMQLEAAYRERLVQVYTEVKKRLDYQVQIQAVERRISQKHMSEWIISNVLKSITPEQEKATLQQCIVDLQGLASRT